Proteins from one Emys orbicularis isolate rEmyOrb1 chromosome 2, rEmyOrb1.hap1, whole genome shotgun sequence genomic window:
- the NEUROD6 gene encoding neurogenic differentiation factor 6 → MLTLPFDESVVMPESQMCRKFSRESEDQKQIKKPESFSKQIVLRGKNIKRATGEDTEKEEEEEDREEEDENGLPRRRGLRKKKTTKIRVERVKFRRQEANARERNRMHGLNDALDNLRKVVPCYSKTQKLSKIETLRLAKNYIWALSEILRIGKRPDLLTFVQNLCKGLSQPTTNLVAGCLQLNARSFLMGQTGESAHHTRSPYSSFYPPYHSPELSTPPGHGTLDNSKSMKPYNYCSAYESFYESTSPECASPQFEGPLSPPPINYNGIFSLKQEDALDYGKNYNYGMHYCAVPPRGPLGQSSMFRLPTESHFPYDLHLRSQSLTMQDELNAVFHN, encoded by the coding sequence ATGTTAACACTACCATTTGATGAgtctgttgtaatgccagaatcccAGATGTGCAGAAAGTTTTCCAGAGAAAGTGAGGACCAAAAGCAAATTAAGAAGCCAGAAAGCTTTTCAAAGCAGATTGTACTCCGAGGAAAGAATATCAAAAGGGCCACTGGAGAAGACACagaaaaagaagaggaggaagaagacagagaggaggaggatgagaatgGTTTGCCTAGAAGGAGGGGCCTTAGGAAAAAAAAGACAACCAAGATAAGAGTGGAAAGGGTCAAATTCAGGCGGCAAGAAGCCAATGCTAGAGAAAGGAACAGGATGCATGGCCTTAATGATGCTCTGGACAATTTAAGAAAAGTGGTCCCTTGTTATTCAAAAACACAAAAACTGTCTAAAATAGAAACTTTAAGACTAGCCAAAAACTATATTTGGGCTCTTTCTGAAATCCTGCGTATTGGCAAGAGACCTGACCTGCTCACGTTCGTCCAAAACTTGTGCAAAGGTCTATCCCAGCCAACTACAAACTTGGTGGCAGGGTGCCTGCAGCTGAATGCCAGAAGTTTCTTGATGGGTCAGACGGGGGAAAGTGCCCATCACACAAGGTCACCATATTCCAGCTTCTATCCTCCCTATCACAGTCCTGAGCTCAGTACTCCCCCGGGGCATGGAACTCTTGACAATTCCAAGTCTATGAAACCCTACAATTACTGCAGTGCTTACGAATCTTTCTATGAAAGCACTTCCCCTGAGTGTGCCAGCCCACAGTTTGAAGGTCCCTTAAGTCCTCCCCCAATTAACTATAATGGGATATTTTCCCTGAAGCAAGAAGATGCCTTGGACTATGGCAAAAATTACAATTATGGCATGCATTACTGTGCAGTGCCACCCAGGGGTCCCCTTGGGCAGAGCTCCATGTTCAGGTTGCCTACCGAGAGCCACTTCCCTTACGACTTACATCTGCGCAGCCAGTCTCTCACCATGCAAGATGAATTAAATGCAGTTTTTCATAATTAA